A single region of the Nicotiana sylvestris chromosome 6, ASM39365v2, whole genome shotgun sequence genome encodes:
- the LOC104244205 gene encoding pectin acetylesterase 7-like, with product MMMVTRSFQLFVLFIFTLTIVITECAKVTQNPDVYNITKTIIHSAVSKGAVCLDGSPPAYHFDPGFGDGVGNWLVQLSGGGWCTNVKECLDRAKSDLGSSNYMNPQEFQGFFSKNQSANPEFYNWNKVFVRYCDGGSFTGDVEYVDPATKLHFRGARIFTVVLEELLAKGLKNAKNAILAGSSAGGYPAMLYCDGFRNSLPNTSRVKCLVDSGYFVHFKNTVLGRPFESIYKGIATLQLQGSAKTLPKSCTSKMKPELCLFAENIQQDIKTPIFISMSAFDNIMTQYTLGGGIYGCIQEGTCTASQNKTLQEMRSDFLNAIPKGNNPKLRGVFIDVVHHHTSLQKQTRWSPVKPIVVHNLAAPKAFADWYFDRNYTYLIDERSLPLPNDS from the exons ATGATGATGGTTACAAGATCTTTTCAACTTTTTGTCTTATTTATTTTCACTTTGACCATCGTCATAACCGAATGTGCAAAAGTAACCCAAAACCCAGATGTATACAATATCACTAAAACAATCATTCATAGTGCTGTATCGAAAGGGGCAG TGTGCTTGGATGGATCACCTCCAGCATACCATTTTGACCCAGGATTTGGAGACGGAGTTGGAAATTGGCTTGTACAACTTTCG GGAGGAGGATGGTGCACAAACGTCAAAGAATGCCTGGATCGTGCCAAGTCCGACTTAGGTTCTTCAAATTATATGAATCCACAAGAATTTCAAGGATTTTTTAGCAAGAATCAGAGTGCAAATCCAG AATTCTACAATTGGAATAAAGTTTTTGTTAGATACTGTGATGGTGGATCGTTCACAGGAGATGTTGAATACGTTGATCCA GCTACCAAACTTCATTTCAGAGGGGCAAGGATTTTTACTGTAGTACTGGAGGAGCTGCTAGCAAAAGGATTAAAGAACGCCAAGAAT GCTATTCTGGCTGGCAGCTCAGCAGGAGGATATCCAGCAATGTTGTACTGTGATGGCTTCCGCAATTCATTGCCAAATACCTCTAGAGTGAAATGTTTGGTTGATTCTGGCTATTTTGTTCATTT CAAGAATACTGTGCTTGGAAGACCTTTTGAATCAATATATAAAGGAATCGCCACTCTACAA TTGCAGGGATCTGCCAAAACGTTACCCAAATCTTGCACTTCAAAAATGAAACCAGAATTG TGCCTCTTCGCCGAGAACATCCAACAAGATATCAAGACACCAATATTTATTTCCATGTCAGCATTTGATAATATCATG ACACAATATACTTTAGGAGGTGGAATATATGGCTGCATTCAAGAAGGGACATGCACAGCAAGTCAGAACAAAACCTTACAAG AAATGAGGTCGGATTTCTTAAATGCAATACCCAAAGGAAATAATCCTAAATTAAGAGGAGTTTTCATAGACGTAGTCCATCATCATACCAGCCTTCAGAAGCAGACTAGGTGGTCTCCTGTAAAACCCATCGTGGTTCATAACCTG GCCGCACCAAAGGCATTTGCTGATTGGTACTTTGACCGGAATTACACCTATTTGATAGATGAACGCAGCTTGCCACTCCCAAATGATTCCTAA